The Schistosoma mansoni, WGS project CABG00000000 data, chromosome 3 unplaced supercontig 0174, strain Puerto Rico, whole genome shotgun sequence genome segment ATAATGAGTTGGTCGAATCTTTGAAGTGAATATCAATATTTGGATGTAAATGAATCTGGATGATAAGTCCCAATTAGAACAAAGAGCTGATCTCGGATCATAATCCTAGCAACATTcgatttctctctctctctctatatatatatatatgtgtatggcATAgtggcctgcttgaacatctggccTACCTGATCCTAAcatctacatatttcaacaacttatctaatgtcgtttgttttaatatatcattGTTGGCTATTAATCTCATAACCTACTTAGGTACTCTGCTGAAgcgtgtacaacctttcgttgtacaaattacaaaaagctcaatcagagatatcgtggttgttgGCAATATGTGGAGAAAAGAgtatacattatttagatgtcgattgactgtaCTGCTAACTCCTAACTGACGATCATtcaactgagccggcatccaacggtgttaatgtctaacttcaactaatccaggAAATTAAGCAATCGTTCACCATTTTCTTcactgagttactatctcacaacagacccggttgaactccactggtttgAATGACTTATCCGGCAATTCACTTATTCATATTTACATTTTTCATTCAATGGGTAAAATATAGTTTTTGTAAAACCAAAATATTCAGAATATAACTAGATAATTTTGATAATCGATTCATAAAGTCGGTTATAGTTGACTGTAGGGTCGAGTTTTTCAACATCAAGAACCAGATGTTAAAGATTTTTGGGATAAGTGTAAATATTACACACAACCGGTAGTAGAGGTATGTTTGTAGAGTTAACTTGATAAtgttaaacttcaccccattgcacatgcaaggggctatgaggactcagtagatgagtcgataacgcggtggcgttgaagcgaaaggtactcggTTCGAGTCCCCGAgggaaaatcaactctgagatgcaggtacatccagctgaggagtcccaaatagaacgaaacgcacgtcaaactggattccactgctagccactatctatctttgcttacaatgattgtgaaataaggctatagtgaggcaatacgcacagtatgcacgtatgtcagtaagagactgaccagttgcagtgctaaacatcaatgggaagactcaaacaagtaatactaagtgaatttatgaaATGGTCCATTCACACATCATAAATATCGTATCACAAGAATACCTGAAATTGATCTATACACGATGGGCCAATATTTTACGAATCAATTATTCAAAAATCACCTTTGATGTTTTTGTGCTACATCCATTCCTTCATATGAGTACAAAACAATTTTTGCATTATAGCTAACCCTAATCCAAATACCTGACTTAAACTAGGAGCAATAAGCAGGGACATTTAAAAATCTGTTGGAGTTCTTTTGAAggttagagaagatggattttCTGTATCCATAAGGAAGAAATTATGTATCACTGTTTTTTCGATTATAAGGCCGAGTATCTTGTAGGAGATGTTTAATGAATTCAGTAATGATTCGATATCTACTTACAGTGATCTTTTTTCCACAGACTAGCTATTTAAAAAAACTGTTTTCTGaccaagcaaagatggatagtggctagcagtggaatccacgacgcgcgtttcatcctatttgggactcgtcagttcgatgtacctgcatcttagagttgatgttcactctgtgactcgaacccagtacctttcgcttcaaacgccatcgcgtcatccactcggccactgagtcctgatagccacttgcttgtgcaagttTTCTGACTGACTAAAACCTGGCCAAACATTCATTGCAGATTTTTTGTCTCTTTACAACATTTTTGCCTTAAAATCTTGTAGTGTTTAATACTATGTCAAACTCACATCGGTTATTCCACCTTCTGGACAGATCAATTTATCCATTTTTTCCGTGTCACCTTATGAACTTGTTCATTATTTGCTTATTATCCCTGACCATTTTTATGAGTGTAAGTATGTGTTTCTCTTAACCTATTCGTTACGTCTCTGTAGCTTACCATTACCTAACCATAAGTATTAAGCTACGATTTATCAAAAAGTGTTGTTTCACTCGTATTCTTTACTTCCCGTCGCTTCGTTTCGTTTTACTTCACTTTCTACGATTTGCTCTCACTTCACTTCGCTTTCCCGCTTCTTATTCTGAAAGTTTGTCTGCATAAACaaaatgcttgaaataaattctTTCAACTTAACCCAATATTTGGCTTTTTGTTACCTCCGTTACACAAACGGGATCAGCTTAAGTGTAATATATAGAGTTAAATAGAAGATCTATATTCATAACATAACCATACATTCATCCAAACCAGGAGTCAGATACATCATCCATGGAAATCtattcattatttcatattattaaGTTTGAAAATAAAGAACAAGATCAGATCACTTTCCGGGTCATATATTAATCATTGACGGTCAAGTATATGAAAtcgataaaaattataatttcataatgtttataataactttcatttgtTACCTTAGCTCTACTCTTTCTGTTGACATAAACGATtgattcagaaggggttttgtggagatttcagcattttcatagttgaaatcatgagtcaattgaaactagaccactcgTGAATGTCTGCAGGCAGTGGACGGCCGGttcgttctattatgagacttcctagcaatgagcatccacgatcctgcactagcgggattcgaactcaggacctagcagtctcgcgccagaggaCTTAGCCGATAgagcactgagccggtcggcatccaactgtgttaatgtctaacttcaaccaatccacgacgttgagcaatcattcaccaattgtcttcagtcaattgatatctctacaacagacttggttgaactccactggtcactgcttcccactaaaactcaaggaaacatccagtgcttccaggttttccatggtggtctatcttcaattgactcatgatttcaactatgaaaataaacgattgggattgaaaacaaaaaaagccgAACAAACTTTTCTTTTCATGTAAAACTCCTCTGTTTTTTCTTTGTCaattaacaaaataaagaaattcaatattgaattgtctatgatattgattatttaCAAGTGATGTTTTAGTATATATTAACATAAATGAAAATTTCTATTtaacaggatcgtggatgtgcacttctgaggagtccctgAATAAGACGCAACTTCCATcaagtgcttccacgttttccatggtggttcagcttcaattgactgatgatctcaactattaaacaaTTACTATAAtaccacaaaaacctcttctcatatcaaacaaaatagttatgtttttgttatatcttgtggccgagtggatgccttgttgaTGTATGACGAGATAAAACCGCCAAtgagagagcagcgaattatcggttggaacagtgacacacgaaaaccttatgagcagtctagagcgcttatcgttcctgcttctgcctagcccagacagttaagtccaaaacatcaataacagcctctgtggtataaattattgtatttcaaacatactgagtttatataccaaatagACTGAGCACATcgaaccaataaaatagaaaataacatttgtacaagagttagccaaatggGACTGTGAATAGTGGGAGGAGGCAGTAATTAGTAGACTGGGTATAcctcatgaatggtaaattgCACAATAATAGttcaagggtcaaaataaagctcacaatgaaaggaacacgtatatgaatagtttagttacttaacaattatacaataggaaatatatatatatatatatattacattggtccataaatagtccttcaaagttaccattcacaatacTCTTCGCGATACAACAGTTTTAGTATTAGTTTACAAGTGAAGAACTTATGtacaataatgataaatgaataCTTGTCTCTCTGTTGTATATATACACATTAGTATAAAACAAGAGTGATTGTACTAAtaaaacttggattaattttgatctgGCCATTCATTCTCTGGAGAAGCTTCTTATATTGagttacgaaacatcagaaaatgtaATAGTTTCAACGCATTAAGACATTACTTGGATTAATCTCGATGTGGTTATTCATTCTCTGAAGAAGCTTCTTATATTGATTTACGAAACATTAGAAAATCTGATTTTTCAACTCATTGATATATAACTTGGATTAATTTGatctggttatttattctctaaagAAGTTTCTTATATTGagttacgaaacatcagaaaatgtaATAGTTTTAAGTCATTTTGATATCTTCAAATATCACATCTAAATGATACAATTCATGAATAATGTAATGAATAGTTTACAATCTGAAATAGTTTTGTTCTGAATGGGGGGACACCAATGGGaaaaatcaaatgtatttgaatataaatattacaGAATCCCTTCGTAAGATCTTAGAAAACCATATACTACATACTTCAATCATGTGTCTTCGACTTCCATAGTTCGTTTGTTTCCATACTCATCATTCTTAGTATTGTCGTTGTGTTTTTTTCCCCGGATTTTCTTCACCTTCTGCTTCCAcatatttcatgtttgattgataatatatatatactacttatctcTATCAATATCAGTAGTACATATTACACTTACATCATTCAATTCActtttattttcaattaaacTAATATGATTACGAAAATTTTCATGATTTCTTCGTTTAATACTTCTAGTAATCAATTCATTAACCGGATTATATCGTCTTGATATTGGTAACCCCCTATTACTATCCATATATGATTGTTGTATCTcttcattatgattatgattattattagtagtattattagtagtagtatgattatgtaatataataattttaataaatgcTTGCCTAAATGTACGATTAtaaaatgtatatataattGGATTAATAGATGAATTAAAATAACCAATCCAATATAATAGTTCCTTTAATTCATTTGGATATGTACAATATGAACATAGATTACTTATAGTATACCATAAAAAAAATGGTAACCAACATAATAGAAATGCACTCATTACAATACCAAGTGTACGAGCTGCTTTATTTTCATGATGTAATTTAATTTGTGTATGATATTGTTCATGTATAGTTGAATCTATTGAAGGATCATTGAGATGGACATGGTTCAAatcattattatgatgatgattagtaCTACTGATTTGTTGAATGACAGTAGTACTATTCACTTGTCTATATGGTATATATAATTGTGCAATCTTTTTTTCTTGTCTTTTAGCTTCTATaaatatacgtatatatataataatcattataatagATGGTATCCAAAAGGATATGGAGGATGATATAATTGCATAATATGGATTTACATTGAAATCACATATTAATGAATTATCATTATCTATGATAGGTTTCATCGGGATCCTCTTACTTGTATTCCCTTGGATCCGTGTTATGTAATCTGATTGATGGAAAGGTTTATGTAATCCCATCAATATTGGTATATAGGATATCAACAATGATAATGTCCATATGATACCAATTAGGATCAGAATATGCCTCTttgacattttattattataatgtaATGGATATATGATAGCAATATAACGATCCATTGATATACAACATAAATGTAATATACTTGATGTACTAAATAATACATCTGTAGCATTATATAGATTACATAATAGATGACCAAATAACCATTGATAATTTAATAATGACATAATAGCATTCAATGGCATAACTAATAAGGCTACAATGAAATCAGCTAAAGCTAATGAGATAATAAATAGATTAGTATTGATAAGTCGTAACTGTTTAAATTTAATATAAGCGATAAAGATTAAGGCATTGCCAAATAAGGCTGATATAATGATTAATATAtagataataatttttataaaaataattatttttatagtaatattattattattattactattattatatccATAATAGTATTCATTATAATAGAGTGGGTCAGTATGgatactaatactattactattattattaatagtattattaatattataataGGAGGGATCAGTATGGatactaatattattactattattactattattattaatattagtagtagtactattattattattattactgttttgatataatgaatcaataatattgaatgTATTCAATCGTTGTTTAGTAAATAACATTCGATTTAGTTGTGAAGTGAAATTAAATCGATAATGaaaattttagaaaattaaaaaaaattgtttattatttattttcatcctACCTGAagggaaaaaaataaaaaaaaataaaatttgattgcataataataaaagtataaatTATGGTATTAGATAatgaatgtttaaaaaaaagaaaaaaaagaaaaaagaataatattTCTAAATAAGATGCTGGTCGGAGGTGGCcaataggaaaccctggacacggGTTTCGCGCTATTttgcactcgtcagcaaggtgtacctgtaatcttgagggaactggtgctccctgactgattcgatcccatgtcattgagcttcacagtcagagacgttaccactgaggtATTCgagccgcgaccgacctcctgtaggactgagatgtaatcacggTTGAATTCATCAGGgaacaccagttccctcaagaatacaggtacaccttgctgacgagtgccaagtagcacgaaacccagaTCCAGGGTTTCCTCTTGGTCACctacaaccaccatcttatctcaacatagtgcacacagtgtcgaaccacttagactagtggccacattgcaacttgatcgatagcattcgatcagaaCTGAGAAGGATTTGACACGCATGAAATTGATCACcgcccagtgatcaatcaattgtgaatattatttttacttAACAATTCACTGTAAGTtaataattttatggttgaaatcatgaatccattAAAGCCgaatcaccatagaaaacttgagaacactgaacggccgtttattcttattgtgagactcctgagcagtgtgcatccacgatcccacctcgcgagttttcaactcaggacctattagtctcatGCACGAGCACTTaatcggtgttaatgtctaacttcaactaatccagaAAATTGAGCAATTGAGTCGATATCCCATagcagacctgattgaactacattggtcactacttctcactacaac includes the following:
- a CDS encoding G-protein coupled receptor fragment,putative, whose amino-acid sequence is MPLNAIMSLLNYQWLFGHLLCNLYNATDVLFSTSSILHLCCISMDRYIAIIYPLHYNNKMSKRHILILIGIIWTLSLLISYIPILMGLHKPFHQSDYITRIQGNTKAKRQEKKIAQLYIPYRQVNSTTVIQQISSTNHHHNNDLNHVHLNDPSIDSTIHEQYHTQIKLHHENKAARTLGIMSVSSNSHQTNDEWNILGDCIGTSSWIVASVHKQ